The segment ACCTTAAATCTATCATGGGTGTTATGAGTCTTGGTGTTGGTCAAGGTGCTGACGTAACAATCTCTGCTGAAGGTGCTGATGCTGACGACGCAATCGCAGCTATCACTGAAACAATGGAAAAAGAAGGATTGGCATAAGAATATGACAGAAATGCTTAAAGGAATCGCAGCATCTGATGGTGTTGCCGTTGCTAAGGCATATCTACTCGTTCAGCCAGATTTGTCCTTCGAAACTGTTACAGTTGAAGATACAAATGCAGAAGAAGCTCGTTTGGATGCAGCTCTTGCAGCATCTCAAAACGAGCTTTCTCTTATTCGTGAGAACGCAGTAGCTAGCCTAGGTGAAGAGGCCGCAGCCGTATTTGATGCACACTTGATGGTTCTTGCTGACCCAGAAATGATTGGTCAAATTAAGGAAACTATTCGTGCTAAGAAAACAAACGCTGAGACTGGTTTGAAAGAAGTAACGGATATGTTCATCGCTATTTTTGAAGGTATGGAAGATAACCCATACATGCAAGAGCGTGCAGCAGATATCCGCGACGTTGCAAAACGTGTCCTAGCTCACTTGCTTGGCGTTCGTTTGCCAAACCCTGCGACAATTGATGAAGAGTCAATCGTTATCGCACATGACTTGACACCTTCAGATACAGCACAATTGAACAAACAGTTTGTAAAAGCCTTTGTAACAAACATCGGTGGTCGTACAAGCCACTCAGCTATCATGGCTCGTACACTTGAAATTGCTGCTGTTTTGGGGACAAATAACATTACTGAAATCGTTAAAGATGGCGATGTACTCGCTGTTAACGGTATCACAGGTGAAGTGGTTATCAACCCTTCTGAAGAAGTGATTGCAGAATTTAAAGCGGCTGGTGAAGCTTATGCAAAACAAAAAGCTGAGTGGGCACTTTTGAAAGATGCTCAAACAGTTACAGCTGATGGCAAACACTTTGAATTGGCAGCAAACATCGGTACACCAAAAGACGTTGAAGGTGTAAATGATAACGGTGCAGAAGCTGTTGGTCTTTACCGTACTGAGTTCTTGTACATGGACTCACAAGACTTCCCAACTGAAGATGAGCAATACGAAGCTTACAAGGCTGTTCTTGAAGGTATGAATGGCAAGCCAGTTGTGGTTCGTACAATGGATATCGGTGGTGATAAGGAACTTCCTTACTTCGATCTTCCACACGAAATGAACCCATTCCTTGGTTTCCGTGCCCTTCGTATCTCTATCTCTGAGACTGGTAACCAAATGTTCCGTACTCAGTTGCGTGCCCTTCTTCGCTCATCAGTACATGGTAAACTTCGTATCATGTTCCCAATGGTTGCCTTGTTGACAGAATTCCGTGCAGCAAAAGCAATCCTTGAAGAAGAAAAAGCCAACTTGTTGGCAGAAGGTGTAGCAGTTGCGGATGATATCCAAGTTGGTATCATGATTGAAATCCCTGCAGCAGCAATGCTTGCAGACCAATTTGCCAAAGAAGTTGACTTCTTCTCAATCGGTACAAACGACCTTATCCAGTACACAATGGCTGCTGACCGTATGAACGAACAAGTGTCATACCTCTACCAACCATATAACCCATCAATCCTTCGCTTGATCAACAATGTTATCAAGGCTGCGCACGCAGAAGGTAAATGGGCTGGTATGTGTGGTGAGATGGCTGGTGATCAACAAGCTGTTCCACTTCTTGTAGGTATGGGCTTGGATGAGTTCTCTATGAGTGCAACATCTGTACTTCGTACACGTAGCCTTATGAAGAAACTTGATACAGCTAAGATGGAAGAATATGCTCACCGTGCCTTGACAGAATGTGCAACGGCAGAAGAAGTTCTTGAACTTCAAAAAGAGTATGTTGATTTCGATTAATAAGAAATTTAAAGTTTGGAGTAGATAAACTACTTCAAACTTTTTTTTGTATGCTCCAGCATTGAGTACTATATATTTTTTGAGATATACGGCTTAAAATACTTTGAAGATTGAAATTAATTTTTAGAAAATTTGAAATTTTCTAAAAATTATTGCAAAATAAGATTTGTTATGTTACAATAATCACATTATACTCAAAGGAGGAAGAAATGAAGGCGTATAATAATTATATTAACGGTTCTTGGGTTGGATCAGAAAAATCAATCGCGATTCACTCACCGATTAATCAAGAAAAACTAGGTACAGTACCTGCTATGTCAAAAGAAGAAGTTGATAAGGCGATGGATGCTGCTAGAAAGGCATTGCCCGCTTGGCGTGCCCTTTCAGCATTTGAACGTGCTCAATATTTGCATAAGGCAGCAAATATTTTGGAAGAACGTAAAGATGCAATCGGTGAAATTTTAGCTAAAGAAGTTTCGAAAGGGATCAAGGCTTCCATCGGTGAAGTGGATCGTTCTGCCCACCTCATTCGTTTTGCTGCTGAAGAAGGCTTGCGTGTTTATGGTTCATCATTAGAGGGTGGAACCTACGAGCCAACTGCTAAGTCAAAGGTTTCTTTGGTTCGTCGTGAACCGGTAGGTATCGTATTGGCGATTGCACCGTATAACTACCCTGTTAACTTATCGGCATCAAAAATTGCTCCTGCTTTAATTGGTGGTAACGTGGTAATGTTTAAACCACCAACGCAGGGTTCAATTTCTGGTCTATTGTTGGCGGAAGCTTTTGCAGATGCTGGTATCCCAGCGGGTGTCTTTAATACCATTACTGGTCGCGGTTCAGAAATTGGTGACTACATCATTGAACATCCAGAAGTAAACTTCATTAACTTTACGGGTTCAACGCCAATTGGTCAAAAAGTCGGTAAATTAGCAGGCATTCGTCCAATCATGCTTGAATTGGGTGGTAAGGATGCTGCGGTTGTTATGGAAGATGCGGATTTGGACCACACTGCAAAAGAAATTGTAAGTGGTGCCTACAGCTATTCAGGTCAACGTTGTACGGCTATTAAGCGTGTTCTTGTTATGGATTCTGTAGCTGATGAATTGGCTGCGAAGTTGAAAGCAGAAGTTGAGAAATTGACTGTCGGTAATCCATTTGAGAACAAGGATATTACGCCAGTTATTGACGAACAATCAGCAGAATTTATTGAAGGCCTAGTTAGAGATGCACAGGCTAAAGGTGCAACGGAATTGACACCATATAAACGTGAGAAAAACTTGATTTGGCCAACCCTTCTTGACCATGTTACACCAGATATGGAAATTGCTTGGGAAGAACCATTTGGACCAGTTCTTCCAATTATTCGTGTTTCATCATTGGATGAAATGTTGGAATTGTGTAACCAATCTGAGTATGGTCTTCAATCTTCTATCTTTACAAGCAACTATCCATTTGCTTTTGATTTTGCTTCTAAATTAGAAGTTGGTACGGTTCATATCAATGCCAAGACCCAACGTGGTCCAGATAACTTCCCGTTCTTGGGTGTCAAGGGTTCAGGAGCAGGTGTTCAAGGTATCCGTTATAGTATCGAAGCGATGACGAAAGTGAAGTCAGTGGTATTTGACGTTCAATAAAATAATAAGGGAGTGGGACAAAAATCGGTAACCCGCAGAGTTCGATGAGTCGTTAGCCCACCCCCGCACAGTTGAGTAGGGCTGTAAAGAGGCCGGGCAGAAAGTCCAGCCTCGCTTCTTAGAGTTCGTGTCAACATCTCAGCGCAGTGGTTGATTGGCAGATTTGTTCGTGTTTCACACTCCAAATCTGACCTATACGACTGATGCGAACAGAGTTCGCTTCATCTCCAACCTCAAACTGTCTCCCAGACAGTTTGAGCTGTGTGTGGGTGGGAGTGAAACAGTCTGTGGATAGACTGTTTCAGCTCAACAACTTAAAACGAAAAATTGTTGACGAACTCTTTTTAAACTGATCGAGTTCTTTCCTACTCCCTAATTAGAGCTCACTCAACCACTGCGTCAAGTTTAACTATTGAAAAAAACTAAGGAGGCCAGGACTTTTGTCCCAGCCTCTTTTACTTACGTACTGGCAATCATTCATTCACGAAAAAAAGTTCTAACCTCAAAATGAGATTAGAACAGGATTTGGTTATTTAGCTTGATAAAACTTATTGTGTTGGTAGATAGGGTCAAAGGTAAGATTGATACCTAATTTACGAAGGACGCTCTTGTCTTCATCAGAAAGGATAACGGTTGAGTGAGCTTCGCTACCATTTAATTGGCCTAATTCTTTCATGGCACGTGCAGCAAGAGGGCTATCTTGTGCAGTGATGGCAAGGGCATTAAGGATTTCGCTTGCATCCAAACGTGTATTACTTTTATCCAGATAATCTGCTTTCAATTCTTGGATTGGACGGATGTAGTTTGGTTCAATAAGAAGAGTTTCATCATCGATTTTAGTAATTTGCTTGATGGCGTTGAGAAGGACAGTTGCAGTTGGTTTAAGGAGGTCGGATGTCTTACCTGTTACAATCTCTCCAGTTGGTAACTGAATAGCAAGGGCAGGGCTAGTTGTCAGCTCTGCTTTTTCGCGCGCAGCGATAACAACCTTACGATCTGCTGGTGTCACGCCGACTTCATTCATGAGGAGTTCAATCTTTTTAACTGCTTGCTCGCTCACCCGCTCTGCCTTGAAATCAACCAAGGTCTGGTAGTAGCGGCGGATGATTTCTTGCTTGGATGCTTCGATCGCAGCCTCTTCGTTCACGATAGAATAGCCCACCATGTTAACCCCCATGTCTGTCGGTGAGGCGTATGGTGATTTGTTCAAAATACGTTCAAAGGTACGGTTGAGGACAGGGAAGACCTCGATGTCACGGTTGTAGTTGACCGCTGTTTTGCCGTAAGTTTGCAGGTGGAAGGGGTCGATCATGTTGAGGTCGTCCAGGTCAGCAGTTGCTGCTTCATAGGCCAAGTTAACGGGATGGTGGAGTGGTAAGTTCCACACTGGGAAGGTTTCAAACTTAGCATAGCCTGATGTTACGCCATGTAGTTGGTCGTGGTAAAGTTGGGAGATACAAGTCGCCAATTTACCTGAACCAGGTCCAGGTGCGGTGACAACGACGAGATTGCGACTAGTTTCAATGTAGTCATTTTTGCCCATACCTTCTGGTGAGATGATGTGGTCAATATCAGAAGGATAGCCCTTGATTGGGTAGTGGAGATAGGACTTAATACCATGTTTTTCCAACTGTTTGCGGAAGGCGTCTGCAGCTGGTTGGTTGCGGTATTGGGTAATGACGACAGAACCAACGTAAATATCAATATCATTAAATGTATCAATCAAGCGGAAGACTTCTTGGTCATAAGAAATACCCAAGTCACCACGTGCCTTAGAATGTTCGATGTTGCTTGCATTGATGGCGATGACGATTTCTACTTGGTCTTTTAACTCTTGGAGGAGTTTGATTTTGTTATCTGGTTCATAGCCAGGTAAAACACGGGCTGCGTGGAAATCTTCCAGCATTTTTCCGCCAAACTCCATGTAGAGTTTGCCTTCAAACTGAGCAATACGCTCTAAAATGTGATCACGTTGCAAATTCAAGTATTTAGTTGAATCAAATGCGATTTTTTTCATTATAAATATGTCCTCCAAATATGTATTATTCTCTGGGAAAACAAAAAATAGCTCCCTAAAACTAGGGAGCCTTTTCTCCGACCTCTCAAAAGAGGTGCCCGAACAATACTATAACAAACTGTGCTAATCTTGTCAAGAAAAAGTCAGATAGAAGAAAAATTAAACGAATGTTTAAAAAATATTTAATTTTTATAAAATTAAGTATTGACTTTATTAAAATAAAGTGTAAAATAATATTAAATAAATGTTTAATTAAATTAAAAGGAGTTTATTATGAAAAAATTAGTCAACAATAAATTATTCCTGTCCAGCTTTGTAGCAGACTTGATTTCTAACTTTGGAGATACGCTTTACTATCTGGCTTTGATGAACTATGTTTTACTCTTGCCAGATACCAAGTTTGCCTTAGCCATGATTACCGCTTCTGAAACCTTGCCGATTTTGGCAGGCCTCTTCATAGGAATCTGGGCGGACAAGACTAAAAATAAACTGGATACCATTCTAGCTACCCTTGTGATCCGTGTTGGTTTATATGCCCTTGTTGGTTTCTTGATGGGATTTACCCCAGCCCTGTGGGTTGTGGCAGTGGTCTGCGTCATCAACTTCCTGTCTGACCTTGCTGGTCAATACGAAAACGGTCTCTATATGCCAGTCAGCTTGCGGGTTGTGGCAGCTGAAGACCGTGAAACAGCTATGGCTTTTAAAATGACTGTTAAAAATCTCTTGCAAATTGCCTTCCAAGCCAGTGGTGCCATCCTGATCGGATTTATGTCCTATCAAAACCTAGCCTTCTTCAACGCTGGGACCTTCTTGGTCAGCCTTGCGATTATGGCAGGTTTGCGTCCAGCTTTTGCCAAGTTGTTGAAAGAGAGTCCTATCCAAGAAGTTGAACAAACCGAAACAGAAGCAGGACTTATCAAGGGAATTGGTCAGAGTATCAAAGATTCCTACCAAGCTGTGCAGAATATTCCTGTTCTTAAAGCGTCAATCATTACCATTGCAAGCTTGAATGCGATTTTTACTGCCCTCTCACCATTAGCAATTCTTAATATGAAGGAGTTTTCAGACTTTGTGATTGTCAATGCGGGGACAACGGTGGCTCTGATTTCCATTCTCTTCTCAGTTGGTAGTATCTTGGGGTCAAGTATCGGTATGGCTCTTTTCAAAAATGTTAGCTTGGTCAACCTCCTCAAGTTTTCTACTCTTATGCCTGTTTTACTTTTCTCAGGTTTCTTTCTTCACAATATTTATGTGGTATTGATGGTTATTTTTGTGACAGCTATGACTTTGGGTGTCTTCAATCCGAAAATGAGTGCTCTTGTTATGAATGAATTACCGGAGGATAAATTAGCGACAGTCGGTGGAGGGATTGATGCTTTCTGCCAGATTGGTATGGTAGCAGGTCAAGCCTTGGTCGCCCTTATGGTGACGGTGCTTTCTGCGACAAGTATTTCTCTCATCTTCCTCTTGCTTTCTGTGGGACTCTTGGGTTATAGCATTTTTACAGGAAAAAATACTGAAAAGATTGTAGCTAGTGCATAGATAGAAAAATTTGACTACTAGAAGGAAAATTACTTGTGAAAAAAATTATCTGTAATAAAATATTCTTGTTCAGTTACCTAGCAGATGTGATTTCCAACTTTGGCGATACGCTTTACTATCTGACTTTGATGAACTATGTCTTGTTTTTACCAGATACCAAGTTTGCCTTGGCCATGATTACGGTTTCTGAAACTCTGCCGATCTTGTCGGGACTTTTTATGGGAATTTGGGCTGATCGGACCAAAAAGAAATTGGACACGATTTTGGCTACTCTGGTGCTTCGTTTTGTTCTTTATGTCCTCGTTGGCTTACTGATGGGATTTACACCAGCTCTCTGGATTGTAGCAGTCGTCTGTGTGGTCAATTTCTTGTCTGACTTGGCTGGGCAATACGAAAATGGTCTTTATATGCCACTTAGCCTGCGGGTCTTGGAGGCAGAAGACCGTGAAACAGCCATGGCCTTTAAGAACACCGTGGGTGGCATCTTGATGATTGTCTTTCGATCCAGCGGTGCCATTCTCATCGGCTTCATGTCTTACCAGAATCTTGCCTTTTTCAATGCTGGGACCTTCTTGGTCAGTCTTGCCATCATGGTAACCCTCCGTCCAGCTTTTGCCAAGTTGTTGAAAGAAAATCCTATCCAAGAGGCTGAACAAACCGAAACAGAAGCAGGACTTATCAAGGGAATTGGTCAGAGCCTTAAAGAATCTTATCAAGTCATTCAAAACATCCCTGTACTAAAGGCTTCTATTCTGACTATTTCGGGTATCAATACGGTTGTTAGTGCCGTATCTCCCATGGTTATCTTGTCTATGAAGGAATTTTCAGACTTCGTGATTGTCAATTCTGGCATAACTCTTGCCTTGGTATTCAATCTATTTTCTGTTGGTTACATCCTTGGCTCTAGTCTAGGTATGGCTTTCTTCAAACATATCAGCTTGTCCAATCTGCTCAAGTGTTGTACAGTTTTTTCGGTCATCCTGTTTGTTGGCTTCTACCTTCATAATATTGATATTGTGATGGCGACTATCTTAGTCACTACCATGACGACTGGCATTTTCAATCCAAAAATGAGTGCTCTGGTTATGAATGAACTACCCGAAGATAAATTGGCGACTATAAATGCAGGAATGGGGACTATATTTAATATTGGGATGCTTGCAGGTCAAGCCTTGGTCGCCCTTATGGTGACGGTGCTTTCTGCGACAAGTATTTCTCTCATCTTCCTCTTGCTTTCTGTGGGACTCTTGGGCTATACTATTCTTACAGGGATCAAGCCTGCAAAGTCATTCGTGAATACTTAGAAAGAAAACTATGAAATTAGATTACCGAGATTATAGAAGCGAAATTGTCGAAAAATTCTTTATTCCTTTAATTGTTACGGAACGTGAGGAACCGATTGAGGCGGATTTTTCACAGAAAGAAAAAGACATTCTCAAAGATGCCTTGGACATTCGTGATGAGATGGAAGAAAAGTTGGCGGATTATCGTCAGGAGGTTAATGAGGTCTTTGTCTGGGGACATATCTTTACAATCCTGCACACCTTGTATTTCTACCTCTTGGATCAAGGACAGGATCCTAAGACAGTCGAGGAAGCTTGTCAATTGATTTTAAAGCTGTCTCAAGAAGAAGTAGAAGATGCCATGCGAACCATGTTGGCGTCTGAAAATGACGGACATCGTGAAAAGGACCTCAGCCTCATGGAACTCTTGGAAAAGACAGATAAAAAGCCGGCAGATAAGTGGTACTGGTCACTGGCTATTCGCAATCCTTTGGAAACAGTTCAGCGGTCTGTCCATCTCTTGGATAAGCTGCTCCCAATCTATCAGCCCTATTTTGAGCTGGCAAGGGCGGAGCGTGAAAAATTTGCTCATGAATTTGACATTGAAAAACTCTATCAAGAGTCCAAGCGGTTATCAATGACTAGCTTGGATGCTTTGAGTGTTGAAAATGCTCAATTCTTCGTTCTCAGTCCGTGGAATTATTGGTTTGCTTATTATGGCAATGAGCAGTTTGACACTATGAAGGTTGCCTTGCTTGCTTCCTGTAGAATTGACCAGATTATGCTGTCAAATGACGAGCTGGATCTGGATGATTTGACAACAGTTCTCAAGGTTATCAGCGATAGTACGCGTTATCAGGTCTTGGTGGAGCTGACCAAGCCCCATGCCAAGAGCAAGGATATCGCAGAGCGACTGAATATTACAGGGGCTGCCGTATCCTTCCACACCCAAAAGCTGATTAATGGCGACCTGCTCCTCTTTAACACAAAAGTCAAGGACGCTAAATACAGTGTCAATCGCGACCTGCTCCAACAGGTGATTGATAAGTTGAAAGAGGATTTTGATTTGTAAAAAAGCCTTGTAAGTTAAGTCTTACAAGGTTCTTTTGTGCTTATACTCTTCGAAAATCAAAATCAGACGTTGTTGACTTGATTTGATGAGTGAAAAGGTCCAGTGGATCTTTTCAGCCTGTTCCCTTGAAATATAATAAGGAACAGTGTTCTATCTGCATCTTACGGTCACGAACCAAGTTCGTCTAATTTCCGACCTCCAACAGTCTATTCCCAGACTGTTGGAGCTAGTCTGTTTTTGATTTTCTTTGAGTATTAATGATTAACCAGCTGAGCAGTTGGCAAGTGATGATGGTGATAAGGAAGACTAACCAACCTTGCTGTATTTTGGTCAGGGAACTAGTTTCTAGGAAGAAAAAGCTGATTTCGACTGGGATAACATGGATAAAATAATAATAGCTGGCGTATTCTTTTAGAAATTGGAATTTTTTCTTGCGGAAGAGGTCTGTGGTTAGGGTCCAGGCGACTAGATAGGCTGTGAATGGAATCAGGCTAAACAGAAAGTTCTTGTCGTAGCCCTGATTGAGATAGATGATAGTGGCTTCAAAAGCTAAAAGGGCTATGCAGACAAGTAGTTTGGTTTTTTGTCGGTGTTGGAAAATGGGTTGATTGAGTTTGTCGGCTAGATAAAAGCCTGTCAGGACAAAAATCGGTGCGTAGAAGAGGCCGTTGCGGCTGGTGAAAAAGAAGGTTTTGTAGCTGTCAAATGCGGTCAGGAAAATCGATTCTGCTAGGTAGGAGGAGTAGGTTTCGACTGAGCCTAGGAGATAGAGAAGGCAGGCTAGACAAGCTGTGATGCGCCAGCCCCATTTCTCCAAGGAAAAATGGACGAGGACAAGTCCTAGCAAGAAGGCGGGCATGTACCAGAGTTGGTAGCTGGTGCCGGTGTAGGTCAGTCCGACTAGGAGTGCGAGGGGATAGTAGGGGAAGGGGATTTCTTGGAGTGTTAGGTAGATGAGGTAGAAGGGCAGGTAGAGGGCGGACCAGGTCAAGTATTGTTTGCTGTAGCGGATGAGGTATTGTTTGGAGAGACTAGAGTAGTTATGTCGGAGGAAGAAGCTGGCGGTGACCATGAAGTAGGGGACGACCATGCGGCTAAAGATTGATTTTTGGATGAAGTGGAGCTGGTCTGC is part of the Streptococcus suis genome and harbors:
- a CDS encoding phosphocarrier protein HPr translates to MASKDFHIVAETGIHARPATLLVQTASKFASDITLNYKDKSVNLKSIMGVMSLGVGQGADVTISAEGADADDAIAAITETMEKEGLA
- the ptsP gene encoding phosphoenolpyruvate--protein phosphotransferase encodes the protein MTEMLKGIAASDGVAVAKAYLLVQPDLSFETVTVEDTNAEEARLDAALAASQNELSLIRENAVASLGEEAAAVFDAHLMVLADPEMIGQIKETIRAKKTNAETGLKEVTDMFIAIFEGMEDNPYMQERAADIRDVAKRVLAHLLGVRLPNPATIDEESIVIAHDLTPSDTAQLNKQFVKAFVTNIGGRTSHSAIMARTLEIAAVLGTNNITEIVKDGDVLAVNGITGEVVINPSEEVIAEFKAAGEAYAKQKAEWALLKDAQTVTADGKHFELAANIGTPKDVEGVNDNGAEAVGLYRTEFLYMDSQDFPTEDEQYEAYKAVLEGMNGKPVVVRTMDIGGDKELPYFDLPHEMNPFLGFRALRISISETGNQMFRTQLRALLRSSVHGKLRIMFPMVALLTEFRAAKAILEEEKANLLAEGVAVADDIQVGIMIEIPAAAMLADQFAKEVDFFSIGTNDLIQYTMAADRMNEQVSYLYQPYNPSILRLINNVIKAAHAEGKWAGMCGEMAGDQQAVPLLVGMGLDEFSMSATSVLRTRSLMKKLDTAKMEEYAHRALTECATAEEVLELQKEYVDFD
- a CDS encoding NADP-dependent glyceraldehyde-3-phosphate dehydrogenase codes for the protein MKAYNNYINGSWVGSEKSIAIHSPINQEKLGTVPAMSKEEVDKAMDAARKALPAWRALSAFERAQYLHKAANILEERKDAIGEILAKEVSKGIKASIGEVDRSAHLIRFAAEEGLRVYGSSLEGGTYEPTAKSKVSLVRREPVGIVLAIAPYNYPVNLSASKIAPALIGGNVVMFKPPTQGSISGLLLAEAFADAGIPAGVFNTITGRGSEIGDYIIEHPEVNFINFTGSTPIGQKVGKLAGIRPIMLELGGKDAAVVMEDADLDHTAKEIVSGAYSYSGQRCTAIKRVLVMDSVADELAAKLKAEVEKLTVGNPFENKDITPVIDEQSAEFIEGLVRDAQAKGATELTPYKREKNLIWPTLLDHVTPDMEIAWEEPFGPVLPIIRVSSLDEMLELCNQSEYGLQSSIFTSNYPFAFDFASKLEVGTVHINAKTQRGPDNFPFLGVKGSGAGVQGIRYSIEAMTKVKSVVFDVQ
- a CDS encoding DUF1846 domain-containing protein, encoding MKKIAFDSTKYLNLQRDHILERIAQFEGKLYMEFGGKMLEDFHAARVLPGYEPDNKIKLLQELKDQVEIVIAINASNIEHSKARGDLGISYDQEVFRLIDTFNDIDIYVGSVVITQYRNQPAADAFRKQLEKHGIKSYLHYPIKGYPSDIDHIISPEGMGKNDYIETSRNLVVVTAPGPGSGKLATCISQLYHDQLHGVTSGYAKFETFPVWNLPLHHPVNLAYEAATADLDDLNMIDPFHLQTYGKTAVNYNRDIEVFPVLNRTFERILNKSPYASPTDMGVNMVGYSIVNEEAAIEASKQEIIRRYYQTLVDFKAERVSEQAVKKIELLMNEVGVTPADRKVVIAAREKAELTTSPALAIQLPTGEIVTGKTSDLLKPTATVLLNAIKQITKIDDETLLIEPNYIRPIQELKADYLDKSNTRLDASEILNALAITAQDSPLAARAMKELGQLNGSEAHSTVILSDEDKSVLRKLGINLTFDPIYQHNKFYQAK
- a CDS encoding MFS transporter → MKKLVNNKLFLSSFVADLISNFGDTLYYLALMNYVLLLPDTKFALAMITASETLPILAGLFIGIWADKTKNKLDTILATLVIRVGLYALVGFLMGFTPALWVVAVVCVINFLSDLAGQYENGLYMPVSLRVVAAEDRETAMAFKMTVKNLLQIAFQASGAILIGFMSYQNLAFFNAGTFLVSLAIMAGLRPAFAKLLKESPIQEVEQTETEAGLIKGIGQSIKDSYQAVQNIPVLKASIITIASLNAIFTALSPLAILNMKEFSDFVIVNAGTTVALISILFSVGSILGSSIGMALFKNVSLVNLLKFSTLMPVLLFSGFFLHNIYVVLMVIFVTAMTLGVFNPKMSALVMNELPEDKLATVGGGIDAFCQIGMVAGQALVALMVTVLSATSISLIFLLLSVGLLGYSIFTGKNTEKIVASA
- a CDS encoding MFS transporter; translated protein: MKKIICNKIFLFSYLADVISNFGDTLYYLTLMNYVLFLPDTKFALAMITVSETLPILSGLFMGIWADRTKKKLDTILATLVLRFVLYVLVGLLMGFTPALWIVAVVCVVNFLSDLAGQYENGLYMPLSLRVLEAEDRETAMAFKNTVGGILMIVFRSSGAILIGFMSYQNLAFFNAGTFLVSLAIMVTLRPAFAKLLKENPIQEAEQTETEAGLIKGIGQSLKESYQVIQNIPVLKASILTISGINTVVSAVSPMVILSMKEFSDFVIVNSGITLALVFNLFSVGYILGSSLGMAFFKHISLSNLLKCCTVFSVILFVGFYLHNIDIVMATILVTTMTTGIFNPKMSALVMNELPEDKLATINAGMGTIFNIGMLAGQALVALMVTVLSATSISLIFLLLSVGLLGYTILTGIKPAKSFVNT
- a CDS encoding ArsR/SmtB family transcription factor, with translation MKLDYRDYRSEIVEKFFIPLIVTEREEPIEADFSQKEKDILKDALDIRDEMEEKLADYRQEVNEVFVWGHIFTILHTLYFYLLDQGQDPKTVEEACQLILKLSQEEVEDAMRTMLASENDGHREKDLSLMELLEKTDKKPADKWYWSLAIRNPLETVQRSVHLLDKLLPIYQPYFELARAEREKFAHEFDIEKLYQESKRLSMTSLDALSVENAQFFVLSPWNYWFAYYGNEQFDTMKVALLASCRIDQIMLSNDELDLDDLTTVLKVISDSTRYQVLVELTKPHAKSKDIAERLNITGAAVSFHTQKLINGDLLLFNTKVKDAKYSVNRDLLQQVIDKLKEDFDL
- a CDS encoding acyltransferase family protein, with protein sequence MQNKTKPLNTSLLSLIQFIGAILVIALHCRRLFEADQLHFIQKSIFSRMVVPYFMVTASFFLRHNYSSLSKQYLIRYSKQYLTWSALYLPFYLIYLTLQEIPFPYYPLALLVGLTYTGTSYQLWYMPAFLLGLVLVHFSLEKWGWRITACLACLLYLLGSVETYSSYLAESIFLTAFDSYKTFFFTSRNGLFYAPIFVLTGFYLADKLNQPIFQHRQKTKLLVCIALLAFEATIIYLNQGYDKNFLFSLIPFTAYLVAWTLTTDLFRKKKFQFLKEYASYYYFIHVIPVEISFFFLETSSLTKIQQGWLVFLITIITCQLLSWLIINTQRKSKTD